From a single Nymphaea colorata isolate Beijing-Zhang1983 chromosome 4, ASM883128v2, whole genome shotgun sequence genomic region:
- the LOC116252062 gene encoding uncharacterized protein LOC116252062 isoform X1 yields the protein MKSPAAPSDAKRLRISTRSLSVSRPGSHEKLLLLHRLRQNLLYLKLRSLLPKPSNLHQPSEIQPNMDEIPQNDGSDDDESLDRSVEVADSVGSTGEGDAGDANINDQAKGHGHEDESKQKKFKPSIKLRKSDGTLLISLVVLKKVALASRLFALLEKESLDLVFQHQYCTETKACYTVQVRVPDEVDEEALKEKIGAWADGKKY from the exons ATGAAGAGCCCAGCAGCACCTTCTGATGCCAAGCGTTTGAGGATCAGCACTCGATCTCTATCAGTCAGCAGACCAGGTTCCCATGAGaaactcctcctccttcatCGCCTCCGCCAGAATCTTCTCTACCTCAAACTTAGATCTTTACTTCCTAAACCTTCCAACTTGCACCAG CCTTCGGAAATTCAGCCAAATATGGACGAGATACCGCAGAATGATGGTTCCGATGACGACGAAAGCCTAGATCGATCTGTGGAAGTTGCTGACAGTGTGGGGAGTACTGGTGAAGGTGATGCTGGCGATGCTAACATTAATGATCAGGCCAAAGGCCATGGTCACGAGGATGAATCGAAGCAGAAAAAATTCAAGCCATCCATCAAATTGAGAAAGTCAGACGGCACGCTGCTCATCAGCTTGGTGGTTCTCAAGAAAGTGGCCCTCGCCTCTCGTCTCTTCGCTCTGCTGGAGAAGGAAAGTCTCGATCTAGTGTTCCAACACCAGTACTGCACCGAAACAAAGGCCTGCTATACCGTCCAG GTACGGGTGCCCGACGAGGTGGATGAGGAAGCTTTGAAGGAAAAGATTGGGGCTTGGGCAGATGGCAAGAAGTATTAA
- the LOC116252061 gene encoding expansin-A16-like, protein MAASKQVSMPPALLLLLLPLLVQANFKGPYKGGEWKSAHATFYGHNDGSGTIEGACGYGEPHKQSYGLQTAALSEAIFNSGFSCGQCYEIKCVNDDQWCKPGNPSLFITGTNLCPPNPSLPNDNGGWCNHPREHFDLSMPAFATIAEFKAGIIPIAYRRVPCKRQGGIKFTINGHQYFTLVLVWNVAGAGDVTSVKIKGDKTGWTNMKKNWGQNWETDVDFTGQSLSFRVTTSDSRTSTSWHVVPRDWQYGQTFEGKNFNS, encoded by the exons aTGGCTGCCTCAAAGCAAGTCTCGATGCCGCCGGCGCTGCTGCTCCTGTTGCTGCCGCTGTTGGTGCAGGCCAACTTCAAGGGACCTTACAAGGGTGGAGAGTGGAAGTCGGCCCATGCCACATTCTATGGTCATAATGATGGCTCGGGAACTATTG AGGGGGCATGCGGGTATGGAGAACCGCACAAGCAGAGCTACGGCCTGCAAACTGCTGCATTGAGCGAAGCGATATTCAATTCGGGGTTCAGCTGCGGGCAGTGCTACGAGATCAAGTGCGTGAACGACGACCAGTGGTGCAAGCCGGGGAACCCTTCCCTGTTCATCACCGGCACCAACCTCTGCCCTCCCAACCCTTCCCTCCCCAACGACAATGGCGGTTGGTGCAACCATCCCCGTGAACATTTCGATCTGTCCATGCCTGCGTTTGCCACCATTGCAGAATTCAAGGCCGGCATCATCCCTATCGCATACCGCAg GGTTCCATGCAAGAGACAAGGGGGGATCAAATTTACCATAAACGGCCACCAATACTTCACCCTGGTCCTCGTTTGGAACGTCGCCGGCGCCGGCGACGTCACCAGTGTGAAGATCAAAGGAGACAAGACGGGGTGGACGAACATGAAGAAGAACTGGGGCCAGAACTGGGAAACTGATGTCGATTTCACCGGTCAGTCCCTCAGTTTCAGGGTCACTACCAGCGACAGCAGGACCTCAACCTCCTGGCACGTTGTTCCTCGAGACTGGCAGTATGGCCAAACCTTTGAAGGCAAGAATTTTAACTCCTGA
- the LOC116252062 gene encoding uncharacterized protein LOC116252062 isoform X2 yields the protein MKSPAAPSDAKRLRISTRSLSVSRPGSHEKLLLLHRLRQNLLYLKLRSLLPKPSNLHQPNMDEIPQNDGSDDDESLDRSVEVADSVGSTGEGDAGDANINDQAKGHGHEDESKQKKFKPSIKLRKSDGTLLISLVVLKKVALASRLFALLEKESLDLVFQHQYCTETKACYTVQVRVPDEVDEEALKEKIGAWADGKKY from the exons ATGAAGAGCCCAGCAGCACCTTCTGATGCCAAGCGTTTGAGGATCAGCACTCGATCTCTATCAGTCAGCAGACCAGGTTCCCATGAGaaactcctcctccttcatCGCCTCCGCCAGAATCTTCTCTACCTCAAACTTAGATCTTTACTTCCTAAACCTTCCAACTTGCACCAG CCAAATATGGACGAGATACCGCAGAATGATGGTTCCGATGACGACGAAAGCCTAGATCGATCTGTGGAAGTTGCTGACAGTGTGGGGAGTACTGGTGAAGGTGATGCTGGCGATGCTAACATTAATGATCAGGCCAAAGGCCATGGTCACGAGGATGAATCGAAGCAGAAAAAATTCAAGCCATCCATCAAATTGAGAAAGTCAGACGGCACGCTGCTCATCAGCTTGGTGGTTCTCAAGAAAGTGGCCCTCGCCTCTCGTCTCTTCGCTCTGCTGGAGAAGGAAAGTCTCGATCTAGTGTTCCAACACCAGTACTGCACCGAAACAAAGGCCTGCTATACCGTCCAG GTACGGGTGCCCGACGAGGTGGATGAGGAAGCTTTGAAGGAAAAGATTGGGGCTTGGGCAGATGGCAAGAAGTATTAA
- the LOC116252125 gene encoding 50S ribosomal protein L9, chloroplastic yields MALSWHSTSWLQRSLSGGNCSQKTEEKRSTNGSTMLVVAQKKAKKTRKVILKEDVPQVGKKGDLLEVKAGYFRNYLHPLGMAQIMTPILLKEMRLEEERIEAEKQRVKEEAEQLARVFETVGAFKVKRKGGKGKQIFGSVTAQDLVDIIKAQLQRDIDKRIVTMPEIREVGEYIAELKLHPEVTARLRVNVFAN; encoded by the exons atggCGTTGTCATGGCACTCTACTTCGTGGCTTCAAAGGAGCTTGAGTGGTGGAAATTGCTCTCAGAAGACGGAAGAGAAGAGGAGCACGAATGGTTCCACGATGTTGGTGGTGGCTCAAAAGAAGGCAAAGAAAACGCGTAAG GTAATTTTGAAGGAAGACGTGCCTCAGGTGGGAAAGAAGGGAGACTTGCTCGAAGTCAAAGCTGGTTACTTCAGAAATTACTTGCATCCATTGGGAATGGCACAAATTATGACACCCATTTTGCTCAA GGAGATGAGACTAGAGGAGGAGAGAATTGAAGCAGAGAAACAGCGG GTCAAAGAAGAAGCAGAACAACTTGCACGAGTTTTTGAAACGGTTGGAGCCTTCAAAGTAAAGCGAAAAGGtggaaaaggaaagcaaatttTTGGCTC AGTCACTGCGCAAGACCTTGTAGACATAATCAAAGCACAATTGCAGAG GGATATTGATAAGCGAATTGTCACAATGCCTGAGATTCGTGAAGTAGGAGAATACATTGCAGAGCTTAAGCTTCATCCTGAAGTCACTGCTCGGTTAAGGGTGAATGTGTTTGCCAACTAG